The following coding sequences are from one Tolumonas lignilytica window:
- a CDS encoding response regulator — translation MENSSKDFLYQDLSYRTLLTVETEPSGKFVWLVTLLLAGVLTSATSVFHGYQHWLSVHYHGLTLSADPAIAVSLLSVLWFGVRWGLIPFFVCILLRLDLSSDIASVLTYTVSHLLCFFLIVQTYRSLPLSLNLRNLYAWLPFLFVTLIGCSVGAGAELLLSNTLSVGSTLIWQQWWLSNWMTSWMLIPALLFGSVSIQKWRQPILLKQKEIVYSRRQVILSSLLLISGMVLHLSLSHSLALTQIGRVGLADENKLTFMSDTLLHSLFATVFMMMSLIGISYALFRFKSGVLLRRAQEATQGHETKSQILSLVTDEFCAPLQAMTGLIRLVLGSSLTSTQREQMNKIRASAALLNTQVNELLDYLKIEANQLELTFTAFALEELVHRLSSILSPRCSEKHLSLIIDLSPDIPRFLLGDPVRIEQILMNLLSHAIQSTDKGHVLLRIKAGQPTESQFCLLFEITDTGAGVSAEQIPLLFKPFQRANQNGVQHTGRNSLGMAISQQLIGLMGGEMKVSSAVGGGTQLIFSLLVGYRPDSVSGTLGFVCNKQWLILHNQPEVAAILSDHLLRLGGSVQALGHELLIQQWLSGQLSDEILSPDMLLITHHIGAIDGITLLRKLRSLPAWKTIPVLFLYPQSEEEKYRASLGGDSNTELLPLPFYGSLLSNAIMSVIGLGARTSISRLPANDWRNMLHDLKVLLVEDNVINRQVALETLQRVGVSVQIAENGKDGIEQASRGKFDLVLMDVDLPEVDGITATYWLRDKGYVIPIIAMTAFDDPKERERCLKAGMNDFMIKPFEPDTLYSLIYRWSIGDSESREAFKQPLAEHESLTIHDAPSEIALDVILGFSRVGNNPYLYQQILSSFRDEYSDQGRQLLIMVEQEKWAELERVAHNLKSVSRYIGADALSLAAQELELLFRRQEARASRAILAKKLVANIHVLLMAVFDIIKSIPVIAINNHESHPAELETKIQDKQHLPKILVIDDELIHRQMLSSLLEHDGDIITVSSGSAALELVSKQAVDLILLDMVMPDMRGDEIMRALRSHVLTREIDIVIISSHNDVEDEETGFLLGATDYISKPFHPTIVQARIRNVLRMIHQRRLLDQLAHLDGLTGIPNRRKFEQVIENEWMRHEQTEQPLSLAILDVDHFKRFNDTYGHARGDDVLQAVAGAIRNMLRRTGDFTARLGGEEFVLVFSGVDASTSAVMADQIRQAMERIDLPVGKITVSIGGVTLVPKGNTSLTDAMESADQLLYQAKQNGRNQVCWQSKI, via the coding sequence ATGGAAAATTCATCAAAAGACTTTCTCTATCAGGATTTATCATACCGCACACTGCTTACCGTTGAGACGGAACCAAGTGGCAAGTTTGTCTGGCTGGTGACACTGCTGCTTGCCGGTGTGCTGACGAGTGCTACCTCTGTTTTTCATGGATATCAGCACTGGCTTTCTGTGCATTATCATGGCTTAACGTTGTCTGCTGATCCAGCTATCGCTGTCAGTTTGTTGAGTGTGTTATGGTTCGGCGTTCGCTGGGGGCTGATTCCCTTTTTTGTCTGCATTCTGCTGCGGCTTGATTTATCCAGCGATATTGCTTCCGTACTAACCTATACCGTCAGCCATCTCCTCTGTTTTTTTCTGATAGTTCAAACATATCGTTCCCTGCCTCTCTCGCTCAATTTAAGAAATCTTTACGCCTGGTTGCCTTTTTTGTTTGTGACATTGATCGGTTGTTCGGTTGGTGCTGGGGCTGAACTGCTGCTGAGTAATACGCTGTCGGTTGGGTCTACACTGATATGGCAACAGTGGTGGTTATCCAATTGGATGACGAGTTGGATGTTAATTCCTGCATTGCTATTTGGTTCAGTATCAATACAAAAATGGCGGCAACCCATACTACTTAAACAGAAAGAGATCGTTTATTCACGACGGCAGGTTATTTTGTCGAGTCTGTTGCTGATATCCGGCATGGTGTTGCACTTGTCACTGTCGCATTCGCTGGCTTTAACGCAAATTGGCAGGGTGGGTCTTGCAGACGAAAATAAGCTCACATTCATGTCTGATACCTTGTTGCACTCTTTATTCGCCACCGTATTCATGATGATGTCTCTGATTGGCATCAGTTATGCTCTGTTTCGATTTAAATCAGGTGTTTTGCTACGCCGTGCACAAGAGGCCACGCAAGGCCATGAAACAAAATCTCAGATCTTATCGCTGGTAACCGACGAATTTTGTGCACCGTTACAGGCTATGACGGGGTTGATCCGGCTGGTGCTGGGCTCTTCCCTGACATCAACCCAGCGAGAACAGATGAATAAGATCAGAGCATCCGCAGCGCTTCTGAATACGCAGGTAAATGAGTTACTGGATTATTTGAAGATTGAGGCCAATCAATTGGAACTGACCTTCACCGCATTTGCGTTAGAGGAATTGGTTCATCGCCTGAGCAGCATATTAAGCCCGCGTTGCAGTGAAAAACATCTCTCCCTGATTATTGATTTGTCGCCTGATATTCCTCGTTTTTTGCTGGGTGACCCGGTACGAATTGAACAGATATTGATGAACTTGTTAAGTCATGCAATCCAATCAACCGATAAGGGCCACGTGTTATTGCGGATCAAGGCCGGTCAGCCTACCGAGTCTCAGTTTTGCTTGCTGTTTGAAATCACCGACACCGGGGCGGGCGTTTCTGCTGAACAGATCCCTTTACTGTTTAAGCCTTTTCAAAGGGCTAATCAGAACGGTGTTCAACATACCGGACGCAACAGTTTGGGAATGGCCATCAGTCAGCAATTGATAGGTCTGATGGGCGGGGAGATGAAGGTATCCAGTGCTGTGGGCGGCGGAACTCAACTTATCTTCTCTTTGCTCGTTGGCTATCGCCCCGACAGTGTATCGGGCACGCTCGGTTTTGTTTGTAATAAACAATGGCTGATTTTACATAATCAACCTGAAGTGGCAGCGATACTATCCGACCATTTGCTACGGCTGGGTGGGTCTGTTCAGGCGTTGGGTCATGAGCTTCTGATTCAGCAATGGCTCAGTGGGCAATTGAGCGACGAGATCCTCTCGCCAGATATGTTGTTAATCACACATCACATTGGCGCAATTGACGGTATTACGTTATTACGTAAGTTACGCTCACTGCCTGCATGGAAAACGATACCGGTATTATTTCTCTATCCTCAATCGGAGGAAGAAAAATACCGGGCATCGCTGGGTGGTGACTCGAATACAGAATTACTGCCATTGCCGTTCTATGGTTCATTACTGAGTAATGCCATCATGTCGGTTATCGGTTTAGGTGCTCGCACTTCGATCTCGCGATTACCAGCAAACGACTGGCGCAACATGCTACATGATCTGAAAGTCTTGCTGGTGGAAGACAACGTAATTAATCGTCAGGTGGCGCTGGAAACCCTACAGCGGGTTGGTGTGAGTGTTCAAATCGCTGAAAATGGTAAAGACGGTATTGAACAGGCATCTCGGGGCAAATTTGATCTGGTTCTGATGGATGTGGATCTGCCTGAAGTGGACGGCATTACCGCGACTTACTGGTTGCGGGATAAGGGCTATGTCATACCGATTATCGCCATGACGGCCTTCGATGATCCGAAAGAGCGTGAACGATGCCTGAAAGCGGGCATGAACGATTTCATGATCAAGCCATTTGAGCCTGATACCCTGTATTCACTGATCTACCGCTGGAGTATTGGCGATTCGGAATCAAGGGAGGCATTTAAACAACCCCTAGCCGAACATGAGAGTCTGACAATACATGATGCTCCGTCAGAAATTGCGCTCGATGTGATCCTGGGTTTTTCACGGGTTGGCAATAATCCCTATCTTTACCAGCAAATTTTAAGCTCATTCCGTGATGAATACAGCGATCAAGGGCGGCAGCTCCTCATCATGGTCGAACAGGAAAAATGGGCTGAATTAGAACGGGTCGCGCACAATCTGAAATCTGTTTCCCGCTATATCGGTGCTGATGCCTTATCTCTCGCCGCCCAGGAGTTGGAGCTGTTATTCCGACGACAGGAAGCCAGGGCCTCACGGGCTATTTTGGCCAAGAAACTGGTGGCCAATATTCATGTTTTATTGATGGCCGTTTTTGACATCATAAAATCGATTCCGGTGATAGCCATTAACAATCACGAATCACACCCTGCGGAATTAGAAACAAAGATACAAGACAAACAACATCTCCCCAAGATCCTGGTGATTGATGATGAACTGATCCACCGGCAAATGTTGAGTTCATTACTTGAGCACGATGGTGACATCATAACGGTGTCCAGCGGTTCTGCTGCGCTTGAGCTGGTATCAAAACAGGCTGTTGATTTGATTTTGCTGGATATGGTAATGCCGGATATGAGGGGAGACGAAATCATGCGCGCGTTGCGTAGTCATGTTCTCACCAGAGAGATCGATATTGTCATCATCAGTTCTCACAATGATGTGGAAGATGAAGAAACAGGCTTCCTGCTGGGAGCCACCGATTACATATCGAAACCATTTCATCCGACGATCGTACAGGCGCGTATTCGCAATGTATTACGAATGATTCACCAGCGTCGTCTTTTAGATCAGCTCGCGCACCTTGATGGCCTGACGGGGATACCCAATCGCCGTAAATTTGAACAAGTCATTGAAAATGAATGGATGCGGCATGAACAAACCGAACAACCTCTATCATTGGCCATTCTGGATGTCGACCACTTTAAACGTTTCAATGATACCTATGGTCATGCCAGAGGTGATGATGTGCTACAAGCGGTTGCGGGTGCTATTCGTAACATGTTACGCCGCACAGGCGATTTTACTGCGCGGTTAGGGGGGGAAGAATTTGTGCTGGTATTTAGTGGGGTAGATGCCTCCACCAGTGCCGTGATGGCTGATCAAATCCGACAAGCCATGGAACGGATTGATCTTCCGGTGGGTAAAATTACCGTCAGTATTGGTGGGGTGACATTAGTGCCGAAAGGAAATACATCTCTGACTGACGCGATGGAATCAGCGGATCAACTACTGTATCAGGCAAAACAGAATGGCCGGAATCAGGTTTGCTGGCAGTCAAAAATATAA
- the modF gene encoding molybdate ABC transporter ATP-binding protein ModF, with protein sequence MLTIKAATFPVSSHKKLAVSSFALNVGECCTVIGNNGSGKTLMARMLNKELVNDSGEFIHKLDSEMVSFEKQIKLYDEEWQRTNTDMLGAEEEIATRVENIIQRERQDAAYCLKLAQQFGIAHLLQQPFTALSSGEGRKVLLAQALMNQPQLLILDEPFDGLDVHARSQLMSILEQLLQTGMTLVLIVNRLDEIPTFAQQLGWILDCQFSQLYDRGTFFADPLTTQLLCCTAHDAILPPPPLSAAKAECISETLVELERIKVSYEERVILDELNWKLNRGEHWHIAGPNGCGKTTLLHLITGDHPQCYSNKITLFGRRRGTGESIWEIKQHMGIVSPALHLAYRVAGTPLTVILSGFYDSIGLYQQPGDQELTLARQWLKLLGMASLEQASFLQLSYGQQRLLLIARALVKHPALLILDEPLQGLDSLNRHLVLQFIDHLIVNSTSQLLYVSHHAEDVPRCITHRLQFMPESSGGYSYQFSKL encoded by the coding sequence ATGCTCACCATCAAGGCCGCCACATTTCCTGTCAGCTCCCACAAAAAATTAGCTGTTTCATCTTTCGCTTTGAACGTTGGCGAATGTTGTACCGTGATCGGTAACAATGGAAGTGGTAAGACTTTAATGGCACGTATGCTCAATAAAGAGTTAGTGAATGACTCTGGAGAGTTTATACATAAATTAGACTCTGAAATGGTCTCTTTTGAGAAACAGATTAAACTCTATGATGAAGAATGGCAACGAACGAATACCGATATGCTGGGCGCGGAAGAGGAAATTGCCACCCGGGTTGAAAACATCATCCAGCGTGAACGACAGGACGCTGCCTATTGCCTGAAACTGGCACAACAGTTTGGTATTGCACATCTGCTCCAACAGCCTTTTACGGCATTATCCAGTGGCGAAGGACGCAAGGTTTTGCTGGCGCAGGCGCTGATGAATCAACCCCAATTATTGATATTGGATGAACCATTTGACGGGTTGGATGTTCATGCACGCAGCCAGCTGATGTCGATACTTGAGCAATTATTACAAACGGGCATGACGCTGGTTCTGATCGTCAATCGTTTAGATGAAATTCCTACTTTTGCACAACAGTTAGGCTGGATCCTGGACTGCCAGTTTTCTCAACTATACGACCGAGGCACCTTCTTTGCAGATCCCCTGACCACACAGCTCTTGTGCTGTACCGCCCACGATGCCATTTTACCACCGCCTCCCTTGAGTGCAGCCAAAGCGGAATGTATTTCAGAGACACTGGTGGAGCTGGAGCGGATAAAAGTCAGCTATGAAGAGCGAGTCATTCTGGATGAACTCAACTGGAAGCTAAATCGAGGAGAACACTGGCACATTGCTGGCCCCAACGGATGTGGTAAAACCACATTGTTGCATCTGATCACGGGGGATCACCCCCAGTGCTATAGCAATAAAATTACCCTGTTTGGACGCCGTCGGGGAACCGGTGAAAGTATCTGGGAAATAAAACAGCACATGGGAATTGTCAGCCCGGCGCTGCATTTGGCTTACCGCGTAGCCGGAACCCCACTGACCGTGATCTTGTCTGGCTTTTACGACTCCATCGGGCTTTATCAACAGCCAGGCGATCAGGAACTGACTCTCGCCCGACAATGGCTGAAATTACTGGGGATGGCATCGCTCGAGCAAGCCTCTTTTTTACAGTTATCTTACGGACAGCAACGTTTGCTGCTGATTGCGCGAGCCTTAGTCAAACACCCAGCCCTGCTGATTCTAGATGAACCGCTGCAAGGGCTGGACAGCTTGAACCGCCATCTGGTGCTGCAATTCATCGATCATCTGATCGTCAACAGCACCAGCCAGTTGCTCTATGTTTCGCATCATGCGGAAGATGTACCTCGCTGTATCACCCACCGATTACAGTTCATGCCTGAATCAAGCGGTGGCTATAGCTATCAGTTCAGCAAGCTGTAA
- a CDS encoding GNAT family N-acetyltransferase produces the protein MLKIITVDYQNPLQMADLLLLLDLYAQDPQGGAEPLSESCRLQLPAALQQCPAALSLIAYQNSKPVGLLNAFKTVSTFAGRPLINIHDLAVAPAFRGQGIARALLQQIEQIAREQDCCKLTLEVLSGNQTAQHTYLRSGFAAYELDPAQGQALFWQKKLD, from the coding sequence ATGCTGAAAATTATTACGGTGGATTATCAAAACCCGCTGCAGATGGCGGATCTGCTGCTTCTGCTGGATCTGTATGCACAAGATCCTCAGGGCGGGGCAGAGCCACTCTCTGAATCATGTCGTTTACAATTACCCGCTGCGTTACAGCAGTGTCCGGCAGCCCTTTCATTGATCGCTTATCAGAACAGCAAACCGGTCGGACTCCTGAATGCGTTCAAAACCGTATCTACCTTTGCCGGGCGGCCGTTGATCAACATCCATGATCTCGCCGTTGCTCCAGCCTTTCGTGGGCAGGGGATTGCTCGGGCTCTGTTACAGCAAATCGAGCAGATTGCCCGGGAACAGGATTGCTGCAAGTTAACGCTGGAGGTGTTATCGGGGAATCAAACCGCGCAGCATACCTATCTGCGCAGTGGTTTTGCAGCTTATGAGCTTGATCCGGCACAAGGGCAAGCCCTGTTCTGGCAGAAAAAACTCGACTGA
- a CDS encoding methyl-accepting chemotaxis protein, with protein MWGFRHLSIGRKLGVSFGIIGLLVVGLGSFSTYLLQRLNTQIEYVTGNVEPGLISILRMDVTVSDFRQIQLRQAGFSTSEEKQQFLAALKQYKTQIAAIFQETSQWLTLPQEKALQQKLLAQWHQYEALQQQFQTMLDEGNTSDAKDLITEEGLPQYQQLKATLAVLEQTLNQKSVETSQAATSLFQHSIWQIAVLIALALFLVLLSALGVGAQIRKPLHSLLQQAKRIASGDLSNPMSLSHFNRDEIGTLAQAFADMQNNLQRLIVQVAQTVNHMSDQVETGKQVARTSASSIGTQEQELTSLAAAMNEMTTTVTEVARSTGHAAQEAQHAAAEAFDGGQVVTRTISAIQSVADDVAQTTQLITSLAEDSSKISMVLDVIRGIAEQTNLLALNAAIEAARAGEQGRGFAVVADEVRSLAQRTQQSTQEIHNIIGNLQNRSEEAVQAMQRSGHRVQTSVEEAHRAGDRIAVIAQAVQAIADMTNQIASATEQQNSVAEDLNRNIDTIHASVSVIAQGANQTAESSQSLAQLTAQLRHVTMQFQT; from the coding sequence ATGTGGGGATTTCGACATTTATCGATTGGGCGTAAGTTGGGCGTCAGCTTTGGCATCATTGGTTTGCTGGTGGTGGGGCTTGGCAGTTTCAGCACCTATTTATTGCAGCGTTTAAATACGCAAATCGAATACGTTACGGGCAATGTCGAACCGGGCCTTATCAGCATTCTGCGGATGGACGTCACGGTTTCTGATTTTCGTCAAATTCAGCTACGTCAGGCTGGATTCAGCACCAGTGAAGAAAAGCAACAGTTTCTGGCTGCGTTAAAACAATACAAAACACAAATTGCGGCGATATTCCAAGAGACATCGCAATGGCTGACGCTGCCTCAGGAAAAGGCATTGCAGCAGAAACTCCTTGCCCAATGGCACCAATATGAAGCATTGCAACAGCAATTTCAGACCATGCTGGATGAAGGTAATACCTCTGATGCCAAAGATTTGATCACAGAAGAAGGGTTACCACAGTATCAGCAGCTAAAGGCGACCTTAGCGGTACTGGAACAAACACTCAACCAGAAATCGGTAGAGACTTCGCAGGCTGCTACTTCACTATTTCAGCATTCGATCTGGCAAATTGCGGTGCTGATTGCGCTGGCTTTATTTTTAGTTCTGCTCAGTGCGCTCGGTGTGGGTGCGCAGATCCGTAAACCGCTGCATTCTCTGTTACAGCAAGCGAAACGTATTGCTTCGGGCGATCTGTCTAATCCCATGTCCCTGTCTCATTTCAATCGGGATGAAATTGGGACCCTCGCGCAAGCGTTTGCCGATATGCAAAACAACTTGCAACGGTTGATTGTTCAGGTTGCCCAAACGGTGAACCACATGAGCGATCAGGTTGAGACGGGGAAACAGGTTGCTAGAACTTCTGCGTCCAGCATCGGCACTCAGGAGCAGGAATTAACCTCGTTAGCGGCGGCCATGAATGAAATGACCACTACGGTCACTGAAGTGGCCCGCAGTACGGGGCATGCCGCGCAAGAGGCGCAACATGCGGCAGCCGAAGCATTCGATGGTGGGCAGGTGGTGACGCGTACCATTAGCGCGATTCAGTCGGTCGCCGATGATGTGGCGCAAACCACCCAACTGATCACCTCGCTGGCAGAAGATAGCAGCAAAATCAGCATGGTCTTAGATGTCATTCGCGGCATAGCAGAACAGACCAACCTGCTCGCGTTGAATGCGGCTATTGAAGCGGCACGAGCCGGTGAACAAGGACGCGGGTTTGCGGTAGTGGCCGATGAGGTACGTTCACTGGCTCAAAGAACACAGCAATCCACGCAGGAAATTCACAACATCATCGGTAATTTACAAAACCGCAGTGAAGAGGCGGTGCAGGCTATGCAGCGCAGTGGTCATCGCGTTCAAACCAGTGTGGAGGAAGCTCATCGAGCCGGGGATCGGATTGCGGTAATTGCCCAAGCCGTGCAAGCAATTGCGGATATGACGAATCAAATCGCCAGTGCGACCGAACAACAAAACAGTGTGGCAGAAGATTTGAACAGGAACATCGATACTATCCATGCCTCTGTCAGCGTAATTGCTCAAGGGGCGAATCAAACCGCAGAGTCCAGTCAATCATTGGCGCAATTGACGGCTCAATTGCGCCACGTGACCATGCAGTTTCAGACCTGA
- a CDS encoding flavin prenyltransferase UbiX, protein MRAITLAITGASGAIYGVRLLEQLLQAGCQVHLLLSSAANVVLATELELTWPAEPQACQQFLIQHYGCDEQQLRVYGKEDWFSPVASGSAAPKQMVICPCSMGTLAAIAHGMSDNLIERAADVVLKERGHLLLVPRETPYSAIHLENMLKLTQLGATLLPASPGFYHKPTTIDELVNFMVARILDHLQIQQTIAPRWAQ, encoded by the coding sequence ATGCGGGCGATCACATTGGCGATCACGGGTGCGTCAGGTGCCATTTACGGTGTTCGTCTGCTGGAACAATTACTTCAGGCTGGCTGTCAGGTGCATTTGCTGCTTTCTTCCGCGGCCAATGTAGTGTTGGCAACCGAACTTGAGCTGACGTGGCCTGCAGAGCCGCAGGCTTGTCAGCAGTTCCTGATCCAACATTATGGCTGCGATGAACAGCAGTTGCGGGTGTATGGGAAGGAAGATTGGTTTTCTCCGGTAGCTTCCGGGTCAGCCGCGCCGAAACAGATGGTGATTTGCCCCTGTTCCATGGGCACTCTGGCAGCCATTGCTCATGGCATGTCAGACAACCTGATTGAACGGGCAGCCGATGTGGTATTGAAAGAGCGCGGACATTTGCTTCTGGTTCCGCGAGAAACGCCTTATTCCGCCATCCATTTGGAAAATATGCTGAAACTGACGCAGCTGGGGGCAACGCTCTTACCGGCCTCGCCGGGGTTTTATCATAAACCGACGACGATCGATGAGCTGGTGAATTTTATGGTCGCCAGAATTCTGGATCACTTACAAATTCAGCAAACAATCGCCCCTCGCTGGGCACAATAA
- the mpl gene encoding UDP-N-acetylmuramate:L-alanyl-gamma-D-glutamyl-meso-diaminopimelate ligase, which produces MHIHILGICGTFMGGIAVLAKQMGHEVTGSDLNVYPPMSTQLEEQGISLVQGYDPAQLDPAPDMVIIGNAMSRGNPCVEYVLDRNLPYTSGPEWLRDNVLQQRWVIGVAGTHGKTTTSSMVAWILEHAGLEPGFLIGGVPGNFPFSARLGKAPFFVIEADEYDCAFFDKRSKFVHYRPRTLIMNNLEYDHADIFPDLAAIQRQFHHLVRTVPGNGRILMPAHDPALAEVRTMGCWTEVELVEGDGANWKAKLLKEDGSAFDVILNGESLGEVHWSGLGRHNVHNGLMAIAAARHAGVRVQDGIAALNAFVMPKRRMELRGDIANIKVYDDFAHHPTAIATTIAGLRAKVGTARILAVLEPRSNTMKMGVHQSELIKSLVQADKAYLFAPTGLGWDIHQLATKSPIPTTVQHDINHLVDMLVAEAKPGDHILVMSNGGFEGIHGKLLAKLTQQHTQE; this is translated from the coding sequence ATGCATATTCACATTCTGGGCATCTGCGGCACTTTTATGGGTGGCATTGCAGTGCTGGCAAAACAGATGGGCCATGAAGTAACAGGCTCTGATCTCAATGTTTATCCGCCGATGAGTACACAATTGGAAGAGCAGGGGATCTCTCTGGTTCAGGGCTATGATCCCGCACAACTCGATCCGGCACCGGATATGGTGATCATTGGTAATGCCATGAGCCGTGGTAATCCTTGTGTGGAATATGTGCTGGACCGCAACCTACCTTATACCTCGGGTCCGGAATGGCTGCGCGATAATGTATTGCAGCAGCGCTGGGTTATCGGTGTGGCCGGTACACATGGTAAAACCACAACTTCGAGCATGGTGGCGTGGATTCTGGAACATGCCGGGCTGGAGCCGGGGTTCCTGATCGGAGGGGTTCCGGGTAATTTCCCGTTCTCTGCGCGTCTCGGCAAGGCGCCGTTCTTTGTCATCGAAGCCGATGAATATGACTGTGCCTTTTTTGATAAACGCTCCAAGTTTGTTCATTACCGCCCGCGCACGTTGATCATGAACAACCTCGAATACGATCATGCGGATATCTTCCCCGATCTGGCAGCGATTCAACGCCAGTTCCATCATCTGGTACGTACCGTGCCGGGTAATGGTCGCATCCTGATGCCGGCACATGATCCGGCGCTGGCTGAAGTGCGTACCATGGGATGCTGGACGGAAGTCGAACTGGTGGAAGGTGACGGCGCGAACTGGAAGGCGAAGTTACTGAAAGAAGATGGTTCGGCATTTGACGTCATCCTCAATGGCGAGAGCCTGGGTGAGGTGCACTGGAGCGGACTCGGTCGTCACAATGTGCACAATGGTCTGATGGCAATCGCAGCCGCACGGCATGCGGGTGTCCGTGTGCAGGATGGTATTGCTGCCCTGAATGCGTTTGTGATGCCGAAACGTCGTATGGAACTGCGTGGCGATATCGCCAATATCAAGGTCTATGATGACTTTGCGCACCATCCGACAGCGATTGCAACGACCATCGCAGGTCTGCGTGCCAAAGTGGGTACGGCTCGCATTCTGGCCGTGCTGGAGCCACGATCCAACACCATGAAAATGGGCGTGCATCAAAGCGAACTGATCAAGAGTCTGGTGCAGGCAGATAAAGCCTATCTGTTTGCCCCAACCGGGCTGGGTTGGGATATTCACCAACTGGCCACGAAGTCGCCGATCCCGACAACAGTACAGCATGATATCAATCATCTGGTCGACATGTTGGTCGCCGAGGCCAAACCAGGCGATCACATTCTGGTGATGAGTAACGGTGGCTTTGAAGGCATACATGGCAAATTATTGGCTAAACTAACGCAACAACATACACAGGAGTAA
- the ppa gene encoding inorganic diphosphatase yields the protein MSLNLVPAGKELPEDIYVVIEIPQNADPIKYEIDKASGAVFVDRFMATPMFYPCNYGYINNTLSLDGDPVDVLVPTPYPLVPGSVIRCRPVGVLKMSDEAGQDAKLVAVPHTKLTKLYDHITDVHELPELLKGQIKHFFERYKELEHGKWVKVEGWGDKAEAIAEIEASLVRYEESK from the coding sequence ATGAGCTTGAATTTGGTTCCTGCTGGAAAAGAGCTGCCGGAAGATATTTATGTAGTTATTGAAATTCCGCAGAATGCTGATCCAATCAAATATGAAATCGACAAAGCATCAGGTGCTGTATTTGTAGACCGTTTCATGGCGACTCCAATGTTCTACCCATGCAACTACGGTTACATCAACAACACCCTGTCTCTGGATGGTGATCCAGTTGACGTGTTGGTTCCAACACCCTATCCGCTGGTTCCTGGTTCTGTGATCCGCTGCCGTCCGGTTGGCGTGCTGAAAATGAGCGACGAAGCCGGTCAGGATGCCAAACTGGTTGCGGTGCCACACACCAAACTGACTAAACTGTATGATCACATCACTGACGTGCATGAACTGCCTGAACTGCTGAAAGGCCAGATCAAACACTTCTTCGAGCGTTATAAAGAACTGGAACACGGTAAATGGGTTAAAGTGGAAGGCTGGGGCGACAAAGCTGAAGCTATCGCTGAAATCGAAGCGTCTCTTGTTCGTTACGAAGAAAGCAAATAA